Proteins found in one Aspergillus chevalieri M1 DNA, chromosome 2, nearly complete sequence genomic segment:
- the SPT15 gene encoding TATA-box-binding protein (BUSCO:EOG09264HTG;~COG:K;~EggNog:ENOG410PFIH;~InterPro:IPR030491,IPR000814,IPR033710,IPR012295;~PFAM:PF00352;~antiSMASH:Cluster_2.2;~go_function: GO:0003677 - DNA binding [Evidence IEA];~go_process: GO:0006352 - DNA-templated transcription, initiation [Evidence IEA]): MDSLTTHPSNAQQARAFTSPASLSFPGGAGDATTPPSSEKDGVMAMGSQGANGVMNGQQHGGQAANGNGVMPATPAATPGANAPGSGIVPTLQNIVATVNLDCRLDLKTIALHARNAEYNPKRFAAVIMRIREPKTTALIFASGKMVVTGAKSEDDSKLASRKYARIIQKLGFNAKFTDFKIQNIVGSCDIKFPIRLEGLASRHHNFSSYEPELFPGLIYRMMKPKIVLLIFVSGKIVLTGAKVREEIYQAFEMIYPVLSDFRKV, encoded by the exons ATGGATTCTCTCACGACTCATCCCTCGAACGCTCAGCAGGCGAGGGCCTTCACCTCTCCTGCCTCCCTGTCCTTCCCCGGTGGTGCGGGTGACGCGACAACCCCGCCGTCCTCTGAAAAAGATGGTGTCATGGCGATGGGTTCTCAGGGTGCGAATGGAGTGATGAATGGCCAGCAGCACGGAGGTCAAGCCGCCAACGGCAATGGGGTGATGCCCGCAACTCCTGCTGCGACTCCTGGTGCCAATGCGCCGGGTAGTGGTATTGTGCCTACCTTGCA AAACATCGTCGCAACTGTCAACCTTGACTGTCGTTTGGATTTGAAAACCATCGCACTCCACGCAAGAAATGCGGAGTACAACCCAAAG CGTTTCGCTGCCGTGATCATGCGTATTCGAGAACCGAAGACCACTGCGTTGATTTTCGCGTCGGGAAAAATGGTTGTCACCGGTGCCAAATCGGAAGATGACTCCAAGTTGGCGTCCAGGAAATACGCACGGATTATCCAGAAGCTTGGTTTCAATGCCAAGTTCACGGATTTCAAAATCCAGAACATCGTCGGCTCTTGTGACATCAAGTTCCCCATTCGTTTGGAGGGTCTGGCTAGTCGCCACCACAATTTCAGTTCTTACGAACCCGAATTGTTCCCGGGTCTCATCTACCGTATGATGAAGCCCAAGATCGTCCTGTTGATCTTCGTCAGTGGCAAGATTGTCTTGACAGGTGCCAAGGTCCGTGAAGAGATCTACCAGGCATTCGAGATGATCTATCCTGTGCTTTCTG ACTTCCGCAAGGTTTAA
- a CDS encoding NAD(P)/FAD-dependent oxidoreductase (COG:E;~EggNog:ENOG410PKH1;~InterPro:IPR006076,IPR036188;~PFAM:PF01266;~SMCOG1103:FAD dependent oxidoreductase;~antiSMASH:Cluster_2.2;~go_function: GO:0016491 - oxidoreductase activity [Evidence IEA];~go_process: GO:0055114 - oxidation-reduction process [Evidence IEA]), which translates to MALPKNILIVGGGVFGLSTALSLSSRHPASKVTLLESSPTIPNPEGSSVDTSRIVRADYSNPVYSKLGVAAIDRWRNTEWGADGRYTQNGLMLVYPNGQGNGRDYAMKSYKNVKELEGDKVELLPSKKDVLRAAPAYSEELDVEGGYVNWGSGWSDAGATVAYAKQLLDKEGKVVFKTGEVERLLYDEKEKDKVTGVVLSDDTTLTADLVVLATGAWTAKLIDLRGRTLSTGQALAYMQITDEEQERLYNMPTVLNFATGMFIIPPRDNLLKIARHGYGYHNPVTVSVPGPDGKGTMQVSIPEKGVPIPLEGEQAFRDAMKQFLPDLADRPFVKTRVCWYTDTPEGDFIVTHHPTSKNLFIATGGSGHAYKFFPVLGDKVVDAMEGTLELELRDLWKWPEAKDADVFEGTEDGSRSGQKGLLLMEELAKSKRESKL; encoded by the exons ATGGCACTACCGAAGAATATTCTAATCGTGGGAGGAGGAGTTTTCGGGC TATCCACGGCCTTGTCCCTCTCATCCCGCCACCCAGCCTCCAAAGTAACCCTCCTCGAATCCTCCCCCACAATTCCCAACCCCGAAGGCTCCTCCGTCGACACCTCGCGCATCGTCCGTGCCGACTACTCCAATCCTGTGTACTCGAAACTCGGTGTCGCAGCCATCGACCGCTGGCGCAACACCGAATGGGGAGCTGACGGCCGCTACACGCAGAACGGACTTATGCTAGTCTATCCCAATGGCCAGGGAAATGGGCGGGACTATGCGATGAAGAGCTATAAGAATGTGAAAGAGTTGGAGGGGGATAAGGTAGAGCTTCTGCCGAGTAAGAAGGATGTGTTGCGGGCGGCGCCGGCGTATTCGGAGGAGTTAGATGTTGAGGGGGGGTATGTGAATTGGGGGTCTGGGTGGTCGGATGCCGGGGCGACGGTTGCGTATGCGAAGCAGCTTCTTGATAAGGAAGGGAAGGTTGTGTTTAAGACGGGGGAAGTTGAGCGGTTGCTTTatgatgagaaggagaaggataaGGTCACTGGTGTCGTGCTGTCCGATGACACTACCCTGACCGCAGACCTAGTCGTCCTCGCGACAGGCGCCTGGACAGCGAAACTCATCGACCTGCGCGGCCGGACACTCTCCACCGGTCAGGCATTGGCCTACATGCAGATCACGGACGAAGAGCAAGAACGCCTCTACAACATGCCCACTGTCCTTAACTTCGCAACGGGCATGTTCATCATCCCTCCACGGGACAACCTCCTCAAAATCGCTCGCCACGGCTACGGCTACCACAACCCGGTGACCGTCTCTGTCCCAGGCCCCGACGGCAAGGGAACGATGCAAGTCAGTATTCCCGAAAAGGGCGTCCCCATCCCTCTCGAGGGCGAGCAAGCCTTCCGGGATGCAATGAAGCAGTTCCTCCCTGACCTGGCGGATCGACCATTCGTCAAGACTCGCGTCTGCTGGTACACAGACAC CCCCGAAGGCGACTTCATCGTAACCCACCACCCAACTTCCAAAAACCTCTTCATCGCCACCGGCGGCAGCGGCCACGCCTACAAATTCTTCCCTGTGCTGGGCGACAAAGTCGTCGATGCGATGGAGGGCACGCTGGAACTCGAATTGCGGGATCTGTGGAAGTGGCCGGAAGCCAAGGATGCGGATGTGTTCGAGGGAACTGAGGATGGGAGTCGGTCGGGGCAGAAGGGGCTTTTGCTGATGGAGGAGTTGGCCAAGTCGAAGAGGGAGAGTAAGCTGTAA
- a CDS encoding class I SAM-dependent methyltransferase (COG:Q;~EggNog:ENOG410PGYN;~InterPro:IPR027034,IPR029063;~PFAM:PF08242,PF13489;~antiSMASH:Cluster_2.2), translated as MTFMGIGMLTISTYCGFLYASYTRQVNQSQSLTVPQDVSDRYNHTAATFDADVDMSERLMRLGRKRHDLIQMAKGNVLEVSCGTGRNLAYYDLSQMQGQGQGVVERGQGPGQGLLKGCRSVTFIDLSPQMVEVTRQKFERMHPRSMQRVSFAVADAGAVNPSVAGAAAAAASAGVATPRYFDTIVQTMGLCSMPDPVGTLRHLGSITEPQHGRILLLEHGRSYYDWLNRMLDNLAPAHADRHGCWWNRDIGKIVRDSGLEVVEEKRWHFGTTWRYVLRPRPKSG; from the coding sequence ATGACCTTCATGGGTATCGGCATGCTCACCATAAGCACTTACTGCGGTTTTCTCTACGCCTCGTATACCCGTCAAGTGAACCAATCGCAATCTCTCACCGTCCCGCAAGATGTCTCAGACCGCTACAACCACACAGCGGCCACCTTCGACGCCGACGTCGACATGTCAGAGAGGCTGATGCGACTGGGCCGAAAACGACACGATCTTATTCAGATGGCGAAAGGGAATGTGCTCGAGGTCAGCTGCGGTACTGGCCGGAACCTGGCGTACTATGATCTGAGCCAGATGCAGGGGCAGGGACAGGGGGTGGTGGAGCGCGGACAGGGACCAGGACAGGGGCTGTTGAAAGGCTGTCGCTCCGTCACGTTTATCGACCTCAGCCCGCAGATGGTGGAGGTTACACGGCagaagtttgagaggatgcATCCACGGTCCATGCAGAGGGTGAGTTTTGCCGTGGCAGACGCGGGTGCCGTCAATCCATCAGTGGCAGGCGCTGCTGCAGCTGCTGCAAGCGCAGGAGTAGCCACACCGCGCTATTTCGACACAATCGTTCAGACAATGGGTCTCTGTTCAATGCCAGATCCGGTGGGCACGCTGCGGCATCTGGGCTCTATCACGGAGCCACAGCACGGGCGGATTCTCCTCCTCGAACATGGCCGGTCATATTATGACTGGTTGAACCGGATGCTCGATAACTTGGCCCCTGCACATGCGGATCGGCACGGGTGCTGGTGGAATCGGGATATCGGGAAGATCGTACGGGACAGCGGGCTAGAGGTtgtggaggagaagaggtGGCATTTTGGGACGACATGGCGCTATGTGCTGAGGCCGAGGCCGAAGTCGGGTTGA
- a CDS encoding uncharacterized protein (TransMembrane:2 (o211-229i277-295o);~antiSMASH:Cluster_2.2) has product MIQIDTTFLQDHTIAMQLPVQGEVYFTLQQHSESISSVIVANGTVIARGPSLQERPPENWISALREMSERLGRDKDDGIPQDYSTEASPTAFGSLPRSSLTSSEPFLTPTPSLAKSDLGLKRMKKLQDLLAMLFNHPISSVEDHNQQVEGLYSGPRIPACPDVSIMQFAEVLGRLGNVSSTVGNVYGLLSWQIFKMEEDRLVHDEGLSPNFAAKQVTIVSSILILRYILLTLRQMNKKMAEVLKRRGKAKDWASDARRAVTMVFGPLRNASICVKSFALILLASELSLSFMLQIFCITD; this is encoded by the coding sequence ATGATTCAAATTGATACTACTTTCTTGCAAGATCATACAATCGCCATGCAGCTGCCAGTCCAAGGCGAAGTCTACTTCACTCTCCAGCAACATAGTGAATCAATATCCTCAGTCATCGTCGCCAACGGCACCGTGATAGCCCGAGGCCCAAGTCTCCAGGAACGACCCCCAGAGAACTGGATTAGTGCTCTGCGGGAGATGTCAGAACGATTGGGTAGGGATAAAGATGACGGCATCCCCCAGGACTATTCAACAGAAGCCTCGCCAACAGCGTTCGGATCTTTACCCAGATCGTCGCTTACTTCCAGTGAACCGTTTTTAACGCCGACTCCGTCTCTGGCAAAATCGGATCTGGGGTTGAAGCGGATGAAGAAGTTGCAGGATTTACTGGCAATGCTTTTCAATCACCCGATTTCCAGTGTGGAGGATCATAACCAGCAAGTGGAGGGGCTGTACAGCGGGCCGCGGATTCCTGCTTGTCCTGATGTGTCGATCATGCAGTTTGCGGAGGTCCTTGGGAGACTGGGGAATGTCTCGAGCACAGTGGGGAATGTGTACGGGTTACTTAGTTGGCAGATTTTCAAGATGGAAGAAGACCGGTTGGTACATGATGAGGGCTTGTCTCCGAATTTCGCTGCGAAACAGGTAACTATTGTCTCCTCGATCTTGATTCTACGATACATCTTGCTAACGCTTAGGCAGATGAACAAGAAAATGGCCGAAGTGCTTAAGCGTCGAGGCAAGGCAAAAGACTGGGCTAGCGATGCACGGCGCGCAGTCACGATGGTATTTGGGCCGTTACGCAATGCCAGTATCTGCGTCAAATCGTTTGCCCTGATCCTTCTTGCAAGTGAGTTATCTCTTTCTTTCATGCTGCAGATATTTTGCATAACCGACTAA
- a CDS encoding Zn(II)2Cys6 transcription factor (COG:S;~EggNog:ENOG410QDK3;~InterPro:IPR036864,IPR007219,IPR001138;~PFAM:PF00172,PF04082;~antiSMASH:Cluster_2.2;~go_function: GO:0000981 - DNA-binding transcription factor activity, RNA polymerase II-specific [Evidence IEA];~go_function: GO:0003677 - DNA binding [Evidence IEA];~go_function: GO:0008270 - zinc ion binding [Evidence IEA];~go_process: GO:0006351 - transcription, DNA-templated [Evidence IEA];~go_process: GO:0006355 - regulation of transcription, DNA-templated [Evidence IEA]): protein MAESTTQRTAGSAPKVQLSCEMCRQRKVKCDKLSPCTNCQRLGAACIPVERARLPRGRFRKSKAADRVPERGSADATDELKGRMERLEGLICTLMQDNGAAANTIVPVMADAGILPSPCDTESRSDLPSPVGNDVRGGGGLVAQKPSTYLGNSFWEGLMHVQNRSLRNLTDQGHDGATFAPYDILVHGLTGRALLSPLCSNTEPWATPQLQQHLCHVFLTQVDPVFKILHQPSLRALLIEGKPYLHYGDHHPAPEALRCAVYYIAACSITEDQWPPAIGASRASVIARYQRETEAALVRAEFVTSDDLTVLQAFVLSLIGARSQDRSRRAWTMLSMAVRVAQALSLHVPDPPFLITPFEQEMRRRLWGAIGLLDVQASLDRASEPMILRRWLELHAPLNVNDDDIRFGYEIVPAESDSFTDSTFTLMISKAQCAVRSLTEPGSQYMHIRQACVADFQRTASQLLRSCQPDALPFHWYALQVADYIAASMQLISLRPLQRTPGITPPHVPGSNVLRLSVDILQKKETLHSDPRGHPWRWFEGIFVPWHALAVAIAELCGCEDAALIERYWDTVEGAFERFGGLVADEKEGMLWKPMERLMGRARAKRDTLRVVFTPESASAQPQSPFLPVMAPDQNQHQRGMGLAVTPCSSTSGSIGVEPWANVPTVWDGVDFGDVGIDQLSWTNYQDFMEDMQR from the exons ATGGCCGAGAGCACGACCCAGCGAACAGCCGGGTCCGCTCCCAAAGTACAGCTAAGCTGTGAGATGTGTCGCCAGCGCAAGGTGAAATGCGACAAGCTCAGCCCGTGTACAAACTGCCAACGGCTCGGGGCGGCTTGTATCCCCGTGGAACGAGCACGTCTGCCACGGGGGCGCTTCCGAAAGTCGAAGGCTGCAGATCGGGTGCCCGAGAGAGGTTCTGCTGATGCGACTGATGAGTTGAAGGGGAGGATGGAAAGGTTGGAGGGGCTGATTTGTACGCTGATGCAGGATAACGGGGCTGCAGCCAATACTATCGTGCCAGTTATGGCTGATGCAGGAATCTTGCCGAGTCCCTGCGATACAGAGTCACGGAGTGATTTGCCTTCGCCTGTGGGTAATGACGTTCGAGGTGGAGGTGGGTTGGTGGCTCAGAAGCCCAGTACTTATTTGGGGAATTCGTTCTGGGAGGGCTTGATGCATGTACAA AACCGGTCTTTGCGCAACCTCACGGACCAGGGTCATGATGGTGCGACGTTCGCGCCTTATGATATTCTCGTTCACGGATTGACGGGCAGGGCCTTGCTTAGTCCTTTATGTTCCAATACAGAGCCATGGGCGACCCCGCAGCTTCAACAGCATCTGTGTCATGTCTTTTTGACACAAGTCGATCCGGTATTCAAGATTCTACATCAACCGTCCCTGCGTGCTCTCCTCATAGAAGGGAAACCGTACCTCCACTATGGTGACCATCACCCAGCCCCGGAAGCTCTTCGATGCGCTGTTTACTATATAGCAGCGTGCAGTATTACCGAAGACCAGTGGCCCCCTGCCATAGGAGCCAGCAGAGCATCGGTAATCGCCAGATACCAAagagaaacagaagcagCCCTAGTGCGCGCAGAATTCGTCACATCGGACGACTTGACCGTTTTACAAGCATTCGTACTTTCGTTAATCGGAGCCCGCTCACAGGACCGGAGCCGACGAGCATGGACGATGCTTAGCATGGCTGTTCGTGTTGCACAAGCGCTCTCACTGCATGTGCCAGACCCACCATTTCTGATAACGCCGTTTGAGCAGGAAATGCGGAGGCGGTTGTGGGGTGCTATTGGGTTGCTGGACGTTCAGGCGTCGTTGGATCGGGCATCCGAGCCGATGATTTTACGGAGATGGTTGGAATTACATGCACCGTTGAACGTTAACGATGATGACATTCGGTTTGGGTATGAGATTGTGCCGGCGGAATCCGACAGTTTTACAGATAGTACATTCACCTTGATGATATCGAAGGCACAATGCGCTGTGCGATCACTCACGGAGCCGGGGTCACAGTACATGCATATACGGCAGGCATGCGTTGCCGATTTCCAGCGGACAGCATCACAACTGCTTCGTAGTTGTCAACCAGATGCATTGCCCTTTCATTGGTACGCTCTCCAAGTCGCAGACTACATCGCGGCCTCGATGCAGCTTATCTCTCTACGGCCACTCCAGCGCACCCCCGGCATTACTCCTCCTCACGTCCCCGGATCCAATGTCCTCCGACTATCCGTGGATATTCTGCAGAAAAAGGAGACACTACACAGCGATCCTCGCGGGCATCCGTGGCGCTGGTTTGAGGGCATCTTTGTCCCCTGGCATGCGCTGGCGGTCGCGATCGCAGAACTGTGTGGGTGCGAGGATGCAGCGCTGATAGAACGATACTGGGATACCGTGGAAGGCGCATTCGAGCGATTTGGAGGATTAGTCGCGGACGAGAAGGAGGGGATGCTGTGGAAGCCGATGGAGAGGTTGATGGGGAGAGCGCGTGCAAAAAGAGACACCTTGAGAGTAGTCTTTACTCCGGAGTCTGCATCTGCGCAGCCGCAGTCACCGTTCCTGCCGGTGATGGCTCCGGATCAGAACCAGCATCAAAGAGGGATGGGGCTGGCTGTAACGCCGTGTAGTAGTACCTCGGGTAGTATTGGGGTTGAACCATGGGCGAATGTGCCGACTGTATGGGATGGGGTGGATTTTGGGGATGTCGGTATTGATCAACTCTCGTGGACTAACTATCAGGATTTTATGGAGGATATGCAGCGATAA
- a CDS encoding cytochrome b5 reductase family protein (COG:C,H;~EggNog:ENOG410PJFC;~InterPro:IPR001834,IPR001709,IPR001433,IPR017927, IPR008333,IPR017938,IPR039261;~PFAM:PF00175,PF00970;~SMCOG1094:ferredoxin;~antiSMASH:Cluster_2.2;~go_function: GO:0016491 - oxidoreductase activity [Evidence IEA];~go_process: GO:0055114 - oxidation-reduction process [Evidence IEA]), whose amino-acid sequence MSAQLSSRTITTAAATTAVAVGIGAYSLQTALAETNQPPMVFGKTGFTSLRLHSTKTVNHNTKRLVFEFPDKDAKSGLALTSSLLTISRPQGSWLPVIRPYTPISDFDNPGYVEFLIKKYPSGKASTHLHSLQPGQSISFFGPIKAYPWAPNKHSHIYLLAGGAGITPMYQLIQGALKDPEDKTKITLVFGVNTEEDLVLREELEGFKKRYPERLETVYTISDGKTEGKTFEKGRITEELLKKVMKPKGSEEDVKVFVCGPPAMETALIGSNGWFGGGKGILGQLGYTKDQIFKF is encoded by the exons ATGTCCGCTCAGCTCAGTTCTCGTACAATTACCACTGCGGCTGCTACTACCGCCGTGGCTGTTGGTATCGGCGCATACTCCCTCCAGACAGCACTTGCGGAAACAAACCAGCCCCCGATGGTATTTGGAAAGACCGGCTTCACGTCGCTGCGACTGCACAGCACCAAGACGGTGAATCATAATACGAAACGACTTGTGTTTGAGTTTCCGGATAAGGATGCGAAGAGTGGTCTTGCGTTGACTT CTTCTCTACTTACTATCTCCCGTCCTCAGGGCAGTTGGCTTCCCGTTATTCGGCCCTACACTCCTATCAGTGACTTCG ACAACCCCGGCTACGTCGAGTTCCTGATCAAAAAATACCCCTCCGGCAAAGCCAGCACTCATCTCCACTCCCTCCAACCTGGCCAATCCATCTCCTTCTTCGGCCCCATCAAAGCCTACCCCTGGGCCCCCAACAAACACTCCCACATCTACCTCCTCGCCGGCGGCGCAGGCATCACGCCCATGTACCAACTGATCCAAGGCGCGCTGAAGGACCCCGAAGATAAAACGAAGATCACATTGGTGTTTGGTGTGAATACAGAGGAGGATTTAGTGTTGagggaggagttggagggATTTAAGAAGCGGTATCCTGAGCGGCTTGAGACAGTGTATACTATTAGTGATGGAAAGACCGAGGGGAAGACGTTTGAGAAGGGGAGGATTACGGAGGAGTTATTGAAGAAGGTTATGAAGCCTAAGGGGTCTGAGGAGGATGTGAAAGTGTTTGTCTGCGGACCGCCGGCTATGGAGACGGCGTTGATCgggtcgaatgggtggtttGGGGGTGGGAAGGGGATTCTGGGACAGCTTGGGTACACTAAGGATCAGATTTTTAAGTTTTAG
- a CDS encoding class I SAM-dependent methyltransferase (COG:Q;~EggNog:ENOG410PQMA;~InterPro:IPR029063,IPR013217,IPR016584;~PFAM:PF13649,PF08242,PF08241;~antiSMASH:Cluster_2.2;~go_function: GO:0008168 - methyltransferase activity [Evidence IEA]), producing MPKLTPTERGIAIYNPLVLQIYDYWVLNIVNTWAWRCPTKTHLLPLFVSNIGSNHLDIGVGTGYYLANGTIPQTTRLTLCDLSPTAMAKAKARAGREDARELLCDVLKPLPVRAGEKFDSVSMYFLLHCLPGPVGNKICVFEHVKGVLKEDGVVTGATVLGKGVKDNFFGGLIRRFCVYDGIMSNETDDVESFVEALKANFEVVEVDVIGVVLVFKAMKPKL from the coding sequence ATGCCCAAACTAACCCCTACCGAGCGCGGCATCGCCATCTACAACCCCCTAGTCCTCCAAATCTACGACTACTGGGTCCTCAACATCGTCAACACTTGGGCCTGGCGTTGCCCCACAAAAACCCACCTCCTCCCCCTTTTCGTCTCCAACATTGGCTCCAACCACCTCGACATCGGCGTCGGCACAGGCTACTACCTCGCCAACGGGACTATCCCGCAAACAACGCGTCTGACGCTGTGCGATCTGAGCCCGACGGCGATGGCCAAAGCCAAAGCCAGAGCTGGAAGGGAGGATGCGAGGGAATTGCTTTGCGATGTGTTGAAACCGTTGCCCGTGCGCGCGGGGGAGAAGTTTGATTCGGTGTCGATGTACTTCTTGTTACATTGCTTGCCGGGACCGGTGGGGAACAAGATTTGTGTTTTTGAGCATGTGAAAGGGGTTCTGAAGGAGGATGGGGTTGTTACTGGGGCTACGGTTTTGGGGAAGGGGGTCAAGGATAACTTCTTCGGGGGGCTGATTCGGCGGTTCTGCGTGTACGACGGGATTATGAGCAATGAGACAGATGACGTGGAGTCATTTGTGGAGGCTTTGAAGGCGAATTTTGAGGTTGTTGAGGTGGATGTCATTGGTGTTGTATTGGTGTTCAAGGCGATGAAACCGAAGCTGTAG